The Tetrapisispora phaffii CBS 4417 chromosome 5, complete genome genome segment CCGACAGCGGGAGACGAAGGCCGGCAACCGCTGGGCATACGACCGCGCTGCCTGGACCTGGCCATGGCCGCTTCGGGAAACAGCCAATCAGTCACCACTACCACCCCGCGCACACGCCGCGGCCCTCCGCCAGACGTGTAACTACCAAGAAATAAACTCGGGCTGCGCAGCCCGCGCATATCAGTATGTGCGTCGACACAGTCGCACACCCGGACGGCCGGTCTCGGTGCTGTTGGCAGAGAGTGCAACGGTTCACGTAGCGCTGGCGGTGCCGTTCTGGGCTGTGCCGGGCGCGCGCGCGTCTCTCAATCGCAACGTTGCAACGTCTCGCGAGGCGGCCGTTTTCCCTTCCCTCTGTGCGGTCGGCGCATGTAACCACTATCCCAGCTTTCCGGAGGAGGTGTAGCGAGTGTATCCCATGCAACATGCAGACAGACATGCATGTTATGATGTGCTAGCTATCGTCCAACCGCACCATTTCCAGCTTGCAGTCCAagaatttgttttttcCTTTCTTCTGTTTATCGCTACTATGCTAATCAGCTTACCTCAATCTTGGTATTTTCTCTtctctatatatatataagcGCTCTATGTTATACGTTCATATTTTTTCGTTCTCTCTTTGCCCCCCTCCGTTGCGTGTTTGTTAAGTAGCACCGTTGACCATACGCCGCTACTCTACGCAACCGCACTCTGTCACTATGAAGTCGAAATCTCCTGCCCCCACCAAACGTCCTGCCTCcaacaaaaagaaattcaaatgcGAAGGGTTTGGCGAATGCAAAATGGCTTTCACCCGGCAGGAGCATCTGGCAAGGCACCAGCGCAGACACACGGGGGAAAAGCCGTTCCAATGTGAGATCTGCTTGAAGTTTTTCAGCAGGTTCGACAACATGAACCAGCACAGGGACGCCGTCCATCTGACAAGAAGGTCCGGGAGTGCAAAACAATTCATCATCGAGCAAAATATACATTCCTCCATGAACATGCTGCCCTCCGATTCCACCATGCAGCTGAATACTCAGCAGTACATGATGCAGAACCCGTCGTACTTATCAGTGTGTCAGCATACGACTCCGCATCAAAATAACGTGATGGTGCAGTCCGTGCTGCAACATCCGTCATTCCAACGCTCGTCTTCGCCTCTGCTACGATCGCAGTCGCTTTTACAGCCACAAGCAAAGTCGCTCCCCACGCCGCAGTTGGTGCGTCGCACCTCGCCGCTTCCATATTTGCACCCTCAACAGCAATTCATGGCGCCAATGCCCCAGACTTATATTGACACACCAAGAGGAACGAATTCGCCGGTCAGCATGATGGGCGGTGCCTCCGGCCTGCGTCATATTAAACTACCCCCAATCATTTTCAACACGGCTGAAACAAACTCCATGCCAAAGGACTCCATATCGGCGCCCGCGATCAATCCATACAGACCCCACTCTCCACTGGACCAAACAACGCTTAGTTCCATGAGAGTGTTGGCTCCACATCACAACAACACGAATCCGAATAGTTTCAACAATCTGAACATGTCGTCGACGTCGAATCAAGCCAATTCAAATGTAAGACTACCCATGCTGTCGACCGCATTGGGTGACCATGcatcaaatattatctCCCGTTGACCATCCAGCGACGTTTCACACGCGCCCCCTTTCTCTGCATTAGCAATCTAGACTCATTTATTGTATGTACATATGGAAACCTTGTCAAGTATACTTGTTCTCAACGCGGTCGTTGTGTCTATTACTcgtatatatgtatacatctatatttatgaatttgataaaaaattatctaaCATTCTTTTGAATCATTATATACACCAAGTAAATATGCCATTCTGATAACGACTAAGTCAATAGCCATATTAATACTGTCTCTTGCCAAATCAACTTTCGATCCATCAACTTCGTGCC includes the following:
- the TPHA0E02650 gene encoding C2H2-type zinc finger protein (similar to Saccharomyces cerevisiae RGM1 (YMR182C) and YPL230W; ancestral locus Anc_6.256); translation: MKSKSPAPTKRPASNKKKFKCEGFGECKMAFTRQEHLARHQRRHTGEKPFQCEICLKFFSRFDNMNQHRDAVHLTRRSGSAKQFIIEQNIHSSMNMLPSDSTMQLNTQQYMMQNPSYLSVCQHTTPHQNNVMVQSVLQHPSFQRSSSPLLRSQSLLQPQAKSLPTPQLVRRTSPLPYLHPQQQFMAPMPQTYIDTPRGTNSPVSMMGGASGLRHIKLPPIIFNTAETNSMPKDSISAPAINPYRPHSPLDQTTLSSMRVLAPHHNNTNPNSFNNLNMSSTSNQANSNVRLPMLSTALGDHASNIISR